In Miscanthus floridulus cultivar M001 chromosome 19, ASM1932011v1, whole genome shotgun sequence, the DNA window GCACCGGGACAAGTTGGTGGCCAGCACCAACTCCACCTCCAACCCCATGCGAGCGGGCTGTCTCCCATCCAGGTGCTGGAGCTGGAAGACAAAACTGACGAGTAAGGCCCACCTGGCAGTGACAGGTGCTGTGGGACCCGGCTGTCGGAGATGAAGAGAGAGGAGCAAGGCAGGGGTAGCAAGGACATTTCATGTGCCCATATTGACTAGGCGTCAGCGTGTCGAGCTGGCGTGGCATGCCACATGCACAAAAAGTGGTAAATCTAAAACTAAAACTTCTCTCATCTGGTAAAGTTGCAAGTGTCATTCTAAGAATGATATTCGGATGAGTGTCGATCTTTGTAATGATAAAAATGTAAAAGCCACCGGTTGAGAGGGGAAGAAGAAACCAGGCCGCGCGTTATCCGCTCGTGTCCAACGGCGTGTATAGTGGCACGCGCTCGCTAACTGGTTGGTCCCGCCTAGGTCGTGGCCTACCTGGTGAAGGTGCGGCCCACATGACGGCGGCGTGGGTGTGTGTAGGCCTGTAGGGGCGTGATGTTCGCAACGGGGTCCTGTTTCAGTAGGCCGTTGTCGACCTAGTATTGGTCAAGCGTGAGAAAAGCGGTCCGTTCGGCTTGTCGACGAGCTGTGTGTGTGAATAGTGACTGGACGAGAGGTGGGCGTTGTCGCATGGCGATTGGCTGGCTCGCCGCGACCCACTTGTCTGAGTCTCACGGGCAATGGGTGTGGGTCCCACCTGTTCGTGCTGTGCGGACGGCCATCGTTGGCGAGGTTGTAAGAAGATATGTGAATCGACGAACTAAGAAGATCGTCTAACTTAACCACCGATACACAATCTATCTCAAACAGGAACTAAACAGAGGAAGAAAGACTGGTTTAATTAAGGCAGCGACATAATTTACGTGTACATAGATAGCACATTTGCTAAACGATAACAAAAGCACAGGCAAATCAGGACGATTGTCCTCTACGCACAGAAAAGCTAGTCTGCATAGTTTTTCCTCTTGGTCCTCTACGCACAGAAAAGCTAGTCCTGCGACGAACTACCAAGCAATGATATTAATCTGCTGTGTATACCAGTCAACGAAGCGAACAGATTTCCGAGGCTCGGTGTCGAACGCGTTGGCTGAGCGGAGAGCAGATCGGGAAGCACGAACAGACCCTCAGCTAGGATAGAGGGTCCATCTTGCGTAGCAGGCTGTGGAACGAAATGCCAAGTGCCTTGATGTTCCTTCTGAGCAAAGCTGCATCAGTTTCGTGAAGTGTTGCCCATGATTTAGAGCGAGACACATCACTCTTTAGCTGCATGATGCACTCatagggtgtttggttctttagtcgttttaaaaattcatatcatatcgaatgtttagatactaataaacagcattaaatatagattaattacaaaatcaattacatagatggaggctaatttgcgagacgaattttttaagcctaaccaatctatcattagcacatgtttactatagcacaacattgtcaaatcatgaactaattaggcttaaaagattcgtctcgcaaattaatcgcaagttgtgtaattagcttcgtaattagtctatatttaatactctatgcatgtgtctaaacattcgatgtgacaagaaTTTTAGAAGCACGTgtaaaccaaacagggccttaaagtTATAATCATCAACTCTAACCAATTCCTTTTCCTCTACATAGTTTAACGCAGCCTGATACACGTTTTGGATAGACAGCTGATCTGTGGAAGCAAACTCACCATAAACTTGTTTATTTCCTTGTTCTAGCCATGTGCTTGCCTCAGTGCTGACAATCTCGATCACAGTGATGAACTTATCACCGATCTGCATCGTCTTCTCTGTCTGAACTGACAAGCCAAGCTCCTGTGTGGCCAGAGCGAACAGGTGCTTCCTATCGATCCTGAGAATGATTGGGGCCTGAAACAGAGAGTCCCATTCAGTAAAGGAAAAAAAAATCCTTGCAATAACTAGATCTGCGTGGTCTGGAAGTAAGAAGAGGTCCAAGAGGATGCTTATGGAGCAACGGGTAGTACCTTCGGTGCCACGTCTTACCTCTGTTGGAGGCCGACCAAATCCATGGAGTTCATAGCTGTGAACTGGAGGAAATAGACAAATCCATGGAGGAAATAGACCAAATCCATGGAGGAAATAGACCAAATCCATGGAGCAGGAAAGTGGTAAAAGGAATGACCGATTGGAAAGAATATCCCGTAACAAAGAAAACACTTGTTAGATAAGCAGGTAAAAATAGAGCACGGCAACGAAGAGACAGATAGGCACGAATAAACAAGGCAAAGGGAGGGAAACCAAACGATGATAAATTTCAGCAAATCAAGCTaacattcggcctgttcgcttggtcgtaaacgatcgtaaatttctagccagaatagtatttttctctcacaccaaactagccagcagtaataatccacgatcgtacccagccgaacaggctgattgatCAGACAACATAGGAGTTCTAGCTGTCTTCCAGAGCATTCATAGCATGGACGACACGGGATGGCCGCAATGCCTAACCATGCCGAGTCACATTACAATGTTTGCCTAGGCAGCTGGCTAAGCCGCGGAGTTTCAGTGTAGCCAAGGCACATGGAGCAACCTTTATATTTACAAACCGAATACTACAGGTCTAGATAAGCTAGGAAGTTCTTCAGGTACAATTGCCAATTGAGACGACGATGGAGCATCGAGCGTATTAGCCATGTGCTAGTGCACATCTACAAAAGAGACGGGCAGAGAGGTCTGAACAGGCCAGCTCCTTCACGCATAGCTACCAATGGAGACCCTGGCGTTCCGGCACTGAGCGCATCAGTTCTGTCGTAGGACACACCAACAAAAGAACCAGAAGTCTTCCTGAATCATCACCGGGAGTGAACCCGGGAGAGCAAAAGAGCAGTATtgtctccaggtacctagagaGAGCAAGTGTGAGTGGTAGGAGAGCATCCATGCATATAAGAAGGAATGTTTCAAATAAAAACTTGGCAGCGCACTTTGTCCAGGTGTTCCGCTTGTTGGTCCCTCGGCTGtcctgcacaggtaagcagtaagTTTAtcagcacactcactcactatgactagaggtagaagaagatattgagaacaactcacacacacagcacaagctcATCGCTGGCCGAAAGCTTTGCTTCTAGATGTGGTAAACTGAACTACTCTTTGCATTGCCTTAGGtgtgatatatatacaagtgcTAGTACCTCTACTAGGTACGTAGTTgttggtgagtacaccaactacctattcctaaggtacaccaactacctactcctaaggtacaccaactactcctagtactagcagtacaaagcttagatcagaccactaccaagacatgactgatgtaatagctaccaactaatgtactaaaggtgacctatTACCATACTGCTACAACAGTAGAGACTAGACAGCTGAGCTGACCAAATGCCAACTCTGCTGCAGCAAGAGAGAGATCAacagcagattatgtcttacaattCTTCTCCTAATTCTGCTGCTAACCCGATGCCTTAacctcatccatgccaatcatcttcctcagctccatgaaccgcagacgcccgagtgacttggtgaggatgtcagtgAGCTGTCTGCCAatctcgacgaactcgatgatgatctgccctccatcgatgcagtcctagaggaagtggaacttgatgtcaaTGTACTTACTCTGATCGTGGAGGACATGGTTCTTGGCGAGGGCGATgatgggctggttgtccaccatcagagctAGCGGGTGAGCTTCCTCGTCAGTCAGCATGCCCAGCAGCCGACGTAGCCAGACAGCCTGGCATGCACGCCGTGGCTGTAGTGACGTACTCCGCCTCGCACGTCGATAGCGCCATGATCTATTGCTTCAACGACTCCCAAGCAATGGGGGCCACTCCAAGGAAGACGAGCATACCGGAGGTGCTCCGTCGCCCGTCGATGTCACCCGCCATGTCTGCGTCGCTGAAAAGAGTGAGCTCCGActcaccttcctttgccttgggGGTGCCTCAATGAAGACCGTGAGCCGTAGCCCACCCTTGCTGCCACTCTTGGGAaagatgatcgcttgatcgagcgtccccttgacgtagtgcAGCAGCCTCTTTACCGTCGTCTAGTGATCCTTGTGTAGGTCCtccatgaagcgattgacataCCCGACCGCGAACATGATGTCCGCCCGAGTATGTGTGAGGTAGCGCAGCCCATCGATGATGTTCTGGTAGCGCGTTGCGTTCACCTTCGCCGCCATGCTGTGCTTGGACAACTTCAGTCGCTCCTCCATTTAAGttgcgcacggcttgcactccgcCAGGACGCTGCGCTCTAGCAGCTTCTCCGCATAGGCGCGCTGGCCCAGGGAGATGTGCTCCTTCCCCTGCTTCACCTCaatgctgaggtagtaggagagcgcgtcgAGATCGCTCATTTTGAAACGAGcagccatctcacgcttgaagccgTCGATGTCCTCCGCCCGCGCTCCAGTGACGATCaggtcgtccacatacacgccgacgatgagctccttcTTCCCCCGTCGTCACGTGTACAGCGCATGCGCTGTGGCGCAGTAAGTGAACCAAAGCTCCCCCAAGGTGGCGTCGAGCTCGACGTTCTACGCCCGAGAGGCCTGTCGCAgctcgtagagcgccttgcgcagcttGAGAACCTTGTGCTCAGCGCCCTTGACAGCAAAGCTCGGAgcttgcttg includes these proteins:
- the LOC136525378 gene encoding uncharacterized protein; its protein translation is MDLVYFLHGFGLFPPWICLFPPVHSYELHGFGRPPTEAPIILRIDRKHLFALATQELGLSVQTEKTMQIGDKFITVIEIVSTEASTWLEQGNKQVYALLRRNIKALGISFHSLLRKMDPLS